The following proteins come from a genomic window of Lycium ferocissimum isolate CSIRO_LF1 chromosome 4, AGI_CSIRO_Lferr_CH_V1, whole genome shotgun sequence:
- the LOC132053274 gene encoding gamma-glutamyl hydrolase 2-like has protein sequence MGTYFCIPFFTILIQLMATTVKPQPICPGTDPTLNYLPVIGIVSHPGDGASGRLNNASDVSYIAASYVKLAEMAGARVIPLVYTEPPEVLNQKLNLVSGVIFTGGRVKDGLYFEVVKGIFKKVLEKNDAGEHFPLLAICLGFELLTMIISKDNNILEEFSASHQASTLQFVENIKFEGTVFGRFSPELLKKMTTHCIVMQNHRFGISPERLQANKDLCSFFRVLTTSVDKKNKVYVSSVQAQTYPITALQWHPEKNVFEWGSSQIPHTEDAIQVTQHVANYFVSEARKSSNKPANSKVLDNLIYNYSPSYAGKVRGSFEEVYLFTPRPTLSSL, from the exons ATGGGAACCTATTTTTGTATTCCCTTTTTCACAATTCTCATCCAATTAATGGCTACTACTGTAAAACCCCAGCCCATATGTCCTGGAACTGATCCTACACTTAATTATCTTCCGGTCATTGGAATTGTTAGTCATCCTGGTGATGGAGCTTCAGGCCGCCTGAATAATGCTAGTGATGTCTCTTACATAGCTGCTTCTTATGTCAAGTTAGCTGAAATGGCTGGTGCTAGAGTTATTCCACTTGTATATACTGAGCCTCCTGAAGTTCTCAATCAA AAACTTAATCTAGTCAGTGGTGTTATCTTCACTGGAGGGCGGGTCAAGGATGGTCTCTACTTTGAAGTTGTTAAAGGAATATTCAAG AAAGTTCTGGAGAAGAATGATGCAGGCGAGCATTTTCCTCTTCTTGCCATCTGCTTGGGTTTTGAACTTTTAACAATGATCATCTCCAAG GACAATAACATTCTCGAGGAATTCAGTGCGTCGCATCAAGCGTCTACATTACAAtttgtagaaaatataaaatttgaaggAACAGTTTTTGGAAG GTTTTCCCCTGAGTTGCTAAAGAAGATGACTACACATTGCATTGTGATGCAAAATCATCGT TTTGGTATATCACCAGAAAGGCTTCAAGCAAATAAAGATTTGTGCAGCTTTTTCAGGGTATTGACAACTAGTGTTGATAAGAAAAACAAG GTCTATGTCTCTAGTGTTCAAGCACAAACCTATCCCATAACTGCACTCCAGTGGCACCCAGAG AAAAATGTTTTCGAGTGGGGCTCATCACAGATTCCACATACCGAGGATGCAATCCAAGTAACTCAACATGTTGCCAACTATTTTGTCAG TGAAGCTAGAAAATCTTCTAATAAGCCGGCGAACAGCAAAGTGCTTGACAACCTCATCTACAATTACAGTCCCTCTTATGCTGGGAAGGTTCG GGGGAGTTTTGAGGAGGTCTACCTATTCACTCCGCGTCCCACCTTGAGCTCTTTGTAG